The following proteins come from a genomic window of Halomarina ordinaria:
- a CDS encoding HalOD1 output domain-containing protein, with protein sequence MEYSPTSVDVTVGDDDLAELLVYAMEETLGDDAPATLYDVVDPDALDALFAPRFNGACRPDGAVVLDYEDRTFVVDSAGSVVVE encoded by the coding sequence ATGGAGTACAGCCCCACGAGCGTCGACGTGACGGTCGGCGACGACGACCTCGCGGAACTGCTCGTCTACGCGATGGAGGAGACCCTCGGTGACGACGCGCCCGCGACCCTGTACGACGTCGTCGACCCCGACGCCCTGGACGCGCTGTTCGCCCCCCGGTTCAACGGCGCCTGCCGACCCGACGGAGCGGTCGTCCTCGACTACGAGGACCGTACCTTCGTCGTCGACAGCGCCGGGTCGGTCGTCGTCGAGTAA
- a CDS encoding TraB/GumN family protein, whose amino-acid sequence MSEQAPERGSVTVVGTAHVSAESVEEVEDAIEAERPDVVAVELDEGRYRQLRGDGPEDLDASDLLHGNTVFQFLAYWVLSYVQARMGDEFDITPGADMLAAVETAERLGLGIALVDRDIQVTIQRFWARLTGREKVSLMGGLVMSVAPPPQVGAAVGATVGLLVGVLLGTFGAGTLGLDAAAASLGSAAGAVGALVVGAGIALALLAFAGSLLPGGLAERLAVSLGLGVLAGMGLWLTGGLVVGPLDLSPDAFVSLGRGATTLALGVGVGIAVLGGIGTLLGMALDASVEEPDAEQLEMSDLTDSDVVSVMMEEFRRFSPGGAEALIDERDAFIAHKLVGLREQGKSVVAVVGAGHREGIERYLDRPETLPEMGSLTGVQKTRRFSPYKLVGYLFTLGFLVFFVLIGMAGVRDTFLLQLFGAWFLVNGAFAFALARIAGAHNLSALVGGAVAWLTSLNPLLAPGWFAGYVELRYTSVNVADIGTLNELLKDEERPLEDLLRDLRQVPLFKLILVVAFTNIGSTVASFLFAFVLLPALFSGQGISTAGEVADLMLQGARNSVDLLLGGFR is encoded by the coding sequence ATGAGTGAGCAGGCCCCGGAGCGGGGGTCCGTCACGGTCGTCGGCACGGCCCACGTCTCCGCGGAGAGCGTCGAGGAAGTCGAGGACGCCATCGAGGCCGAGCGCCCCGACGTCGTCGCCGTCGAACTCGACGAGGGGCGATATCGACAACTGCGCGGCGACGGCCCCGAGGACCTCGACGCGAGCGACCTCCTCCACGGCAACACCGTCTTTCAGTTCCTCGCGTACTGGGTGCTCTCCTACGTGCAGGCGCGGATGGGCGACGAGTTCGACATCACGCCCGGCGCCGACATGCTCGCGGCCGTCGAGACGGCGGAGCGACTCGGCCTCGGCATCGCGCTCGTCGACCGCGACATCCAGGTCACGATTCAGCGCTTCTGGGCGCGCCTCACGGGCAGAGAGAAGGTCTCGCTGATGGGCGGCCTCGTCATGAGCGTCGCACCGCCCCCACAGGTCGGCGCCGCCGTCGGTGCCACCGTCGGCCTCCTCGTGGGCGTCCTCCTCGGGACGTTCGGCGCGGGAACGCTCGGCCTCGACGCCGCCGCGGCCTCGCTCGGTTCCGCCGCTGGCGCCGTCGGCGCGCTCGTCGTCGGCGCCGGCATCGCGCTCGCGCTCCTCGCGTTCGCGGGGTCGCTCCTGCCCGGCGGCCTCGCCGAACGCCTCGCCGTCAGCCTCGGCCTCGGCGTCCTCGCCGGGATGGGCCTCTGGTTGACCGGCGGCCTCGTCGTCGGTCCACTCGACCTCTCCCCCGACGCGTTCGTCTCGCTCGGGCGGGGCGCGACGACGCTCGCGCTCGGCGTGGGCGTCGGTATCGCCGTCCTCGGGGGTATCGGGACGCTCCTCGGGATGGCGCTCGACGCCAGCGTCGAGGAGCCCGACGCCGAGCAACTGGAGATGAGCGACCTCACCGACAGCGACGTGGTGAGCGTCATGATGGAGGAGTTCCGCCGGTTCTCCCCCGGCGGGGCGGAGGCGCTCATCGACGAGCGCGACGCCTTCATCGCCCACAAACTCGTCGGCCTCCGCGAACAGGGCAAGTCCGTCGTCGCCGTCGTCGGCGCGGGCCACCGGGAGGGCATCGAACGCTACCTCGACCGGCCGGAGACGCTCCCCGAGATGGGGTCGCTGACGGGCGTCCAGAAGACCAGACGTTTCTCGCCGTACAAACTCGTCGGCTACCTGTTCACCCTCGGGTTCCTCGTCTTCTTCGTCCTCATCGGGATGGCGGGCGTCCGCGACACGTTCCTCCTCCAGTTGTTCGGCGCGTGGTTCCTCGTCAACGGGGCGTTCGCCTTCGCGCTGGCGCGCATCGCCGGCGCCCACAACCTGAGCGCGCTCGTCGGCGGCGCCGTCGCCTGGCTCACCAGCCTCAACCCGCTGCTCGCACCCGGCTGGTTCGCCGGCTACGTCGAACTGCGCTACACGTCGGTCAACGTCGCGGACATCGGGACGCTCAACGAACTCCTGAAGGACGAGGAGCGCCCGCTGGAGGACCTCTTGCGCGACCTCCGACAGGTGCCGCTGTTCAAGCTCATCCTCGTCGTCGCGTTCACCAACATCGGGAGCACCGTCGCGAGCTTCCTGTTCGCGTTCGTCCTCCTCCCCGCGCTGTTCAGCGGGCAGGGCATCTCCACCGCGGGCGAGGTGGCGGACCTCATGCTCCAGGGGGCGCGAAACAGCGTCGACCTCCTCCTCGGAGGGTTCCGCTGA
- the purM gene encoding phosphoribosylformylglycinamidine cyclo-ligase, with protein MSEDAGTDGSEDDEERLTYADAGVDIADSEAATAALVGAVGEFEGDYAGLVDIGDRYLALATDGVGTKLLVAEALGDFSTIGIDCIAMNVNDLVAAGVEPVAFVDYIAVDVPDDDVAEQVGTGLATGAAEADVALVGGETAVMPDVVKGLDLAGTCAGLAPKDALFPGEAEAGDALVGFPASGIHSNGLTLARQAATRNHDYTDAFPLDESKTVGEVLLEPTRIYTDLLAPLREHDARAAAHVTGGGWTNLLRMGAHDYVVDDPFDPNPVFEFVASEGNVDREEMYRTFNMGTGFVAALSPADADALVEATEEGRRIGTVEEADGEVGTVEVAGLTLS; from the coding sequence ATGAGCGAGGACGCCGGGACCGACGGGAGCGAGGACGACGAGGAGCGGCTGACCTACGCGGACGCGGGCGTCGACATCGCCGACAGCGAGGCGGCGACGGCGGCGCTCGTCGGCGCGGTCGGCGAGTTCGAGGGCGACTACGCGGGGCTGGTCGACATCGGCGACCGCTACCTCGCGCTCGCCACCGACGGCGTCGGGACGAAACTCCTCGTCGCCGAGGCGCTCGGCGACTTCTCGACCATCGGCATCGACTGCATCGCGATGAACGTCAACGACCTCGTCGCGGCGGGCGTCGAACCCGTCGCCTTCGTCGACTACATCGCCGTCGACGTCCCCGACGACGACGTGGCCGAGCAGGTCGGGACGGGCCTCGCGACGGGGGCCGCCGAGGCCGACGTCGCGCTCGTCGGCGGGGAGACGGCCGTCATGCCAGACGTGGTGAAGGGCCTCGACCTCGCGGGGACCTGCGCCGGCCTCGCGCCGAAGGATGCGCTGTTCCCCGGCGAGGCAGAGGCGGGCGACGCGCTCGTCGGCTTCCCCGCCAGCGGTATCCACTCGAACGGCCTCACCCTCGCCCGGCAGGCCGCCACCCGGAACCACGACTACACGGACGCCTTCCCGCTCGACGAGTCGAAGACCGTCGGGGAGGTGCTGCTCGAACCGACGCGGATCTACACCGACCTGCTCGCTCCCCTGCGCGAGCACGACGCGCGCGCCGCCGCCCACGTCACCGGCGGCGGCTGGACGAACCTGCTCCGGATGGGCGCACACGACTACGTCGTCGACGACCCCTTCGACCCGAACCCCGTCTTCGAGTTCGTCGCGAGCGAGGGGAACGTCGACCGCGAGGAGATGTACCGCACGTTCAACATGGGCACCGGCTTCGTCGCCGCGCTCTCGCCCGCGGACGCAGACGCCCTCGTCGAGGCGACCGAGGAGGGCCGCCGTATCGGGACCGTCGAGGAGGCCGACGGCGAGGTGGGGACCGTCGAGGTGGCCGGGCTGACCCTCTCGTAG
- a CDS encoding acyl-CoA thioesterase, which produces MDPVPLASSYTEMTELLLPNDTNNLGRALGGAVLNWMDICGAIAAMRFAGNQVVTASMDHVDFISAIELGEVAVVRAYVFSTGRTSLDVKVDVHAENPRTGDPDRETTSSFLTFVALDETGTPTPVPDVAYETDDERWLREEAVEERRAQLQQVADRLDEV; this is translated from the coding sequence ATGGACCCGGTGCCGCTCGCGTCCTCGTACACCGAGATGACCGAACTCCTGTTGCCCAACGACACGAACAACCTCGGCCGCGCGCTCGGGGGCGCCGTGTTGAACTGGATGGACATCTGCGGGGCCATCGCCGCGATGCGCTTCGCCGGCAACCAGGTCGTCACGGCGTCGATGGACCACGTCGACTTCATCTCCGCCATCGAACTGGGCGAGGTGGCGGTCGTGCGTGCGTACGTCTTCTCGACGGGCCGCACCAGCCTCGACGTGAAGGTGGACGTCCACGCCGAGAACCCGCGAACCGGTGACCCGGACCGCGAGACGACGAGTTCGTTCCTCACGTTCGTCGCGCTGGACGAGACGGGCACGCCGACCCCCGTCCCCGACGTGGCCTACGAGACGGACGACGAGCGGTGGCTCCGCGAGGAGGCGGTCGAGGAACGCCGCGCACAGTTACAGCAGGTGGCGGACCGACTGGACGAGGTATAG
- a CDS encoding DUF488 family protein, N3 subclade, which produces MSASGTVSETYLAALQHDLAGVTDEETLVGVVRRPTRWFLGSVDENYPELGPPPELLDAVRAHRDDYQTRGLCEEGAHNAAWEDTDFEERYRDHLESTPEAGEALAALAARVRDGEDVVLVCFEGEGKRCHRHLLREELEAAL; this is translated from the coding sequence ATGAGCGCGAGTGGCACGGTATCGGAGACCTACCTGGCGGCGCTCCAGCACGACCTCGCCGGGGTGACGGACGAGGAGACGCTCGTCGGGGTCGTCAGGCGCCCGACGCGGTGGTTCCTCGGGAGCGTCGACGAGAACTACCCCGAACTCGGCCCGCCGCCCGAACTCCTCGACGCCGTGCGCGCCCACCGCGACGACTACCAGACGCGCGGGCTCTGTGAGGAGGGCGCCCACAACGCCGCCTGGGAGGACACCGACTTCGAGGAGCGCTACCGCGACCACCTCGAGAGTACGCCCGAGGCCGGCGAGGCGCTCGCGGCGCTCGCGGCGCGGGTCCGCGACGGCGAGGACGTCGTACTGGTCTGTTTCGAGGGAGAGGGGAAACGCTGTCACCGTCACTTGCTGCGAGAGGAACTCGAAGCGGCGCTGTGA
- the purD gene encoding phosphoribosylamine--glycine ligase produces the protein MSETVLLVGGGGREHAIARALADDCALYACASNRNPGIARLADGVEQLDETHPDAVVAYAEEVGATLAVVGPEAPLAAGVADALADSGVFPFGPHAEQARIETDKAFQRRFMREHDIPGCPDFETFDDMERACEYVDASDGDLAVKPTGLTGGKGVTVTGDQVTKEEAKAYLREEGYDRVVLEERLVGEEFTVQALVANGEVRTAPAVQDHKRAYEGDEGPNTGGMGSYSDAAVALPFMTEDDYDDAVAIIEATVEALDDYTGVLYGQFMLTAAGVSVVEFNARFGDPEAMNTLPVLETPFLDVLVAAREGDPLPELAFDARATVCKYAVPAGYPTDPEAGARIEVDEESAGDALLFYASVDEREDGLYTTTSRSFAVVGVADSIAEAETIAEDALAAGEEGLHVRHDIGTDALVQRRIEHVEELRG, from the coding sequence ATGTCAGAGACCGTGCTGCTGGTCGGCGGCGGCGGCCGCGAACACGCCATCGCGCGCGCGCTGGCCGACGATTGCGCGCTCTACGCCTGCGCGAGCAACCGTAACCCCGGCATCGCGCGCCTCGCCGACGGCGTCGAACAACTCGACGAGACCCACCCGGACGCGGTGGTCGCCTACGCCGAGGAGGTCGGCGCGACCCTCGCGGTGGTCGGTCCCGAGGCGCCGCTGGCGGCGGGCGTCGCGGACGCGCTCGCGGATTCGGGCGTCTTCCCGTTCGGGCCGCACGCCGAACAGGCCCGCATCGAGACGGACAAGGCGTTCCAGCGGCGGTTCATGCGCGAGCACGACATCCCCGGCTGTCCCGACTTCGAGACGTTCGACGATATGGAGCGGGCCTGCGAGTACGTCGACGCCTCCGACGGCGACCTGGCGGTGAAGCCGACGGGCCTCACCGGGGGGAAGGGCGTCACGGTGACCGGCGACCAGGTGACGAAGGAGGAGGCGAAGGCCTATCTCAGGGAGGAGGGGTACGACCGCGTCGTCCTCGAGGAGCGCCTCGTCGGCGAGGAGTTCACCGTCCAGGCGCTCGTCGCGAACGGCGAGGTGCGCACCGCGCCCGCCGTCCAGGACCACAAGCGCGCCTACGAGGGCGACGAGGGGCCGAACACCGGCGGGATGGGCAGTTACAGCGACGCCGCCGTCGCGCTCCCGTTCATGACCGAGGACGACTACGACGACGCCGTGGCCATCATCGAGGCTACTGTGGAAGCCCTCGACGACTACACGGGCGTCCTCTACGGGCAGTTCATGCTCACCGCGGCGGGCGTGAGCGTCGTCGAGTTCAACGCCCGCTTCGGCGACCCCGAGGCGATGAACACCCTCCCCGTCCTCGAGACCCCGTTCCTCGACGTGCTCGTCGCCGCGCGCGAGGGCGACCCGCTGCCCGAACTCGCCTTCGACGCCAGAGCGACGGTGTGTAAGTACGCCGTCCCGGCGGGCTACCCGACGGACCCCGAGGCGGGCGCGCGCATCGAGGTGGACGAGGAGAGCGCGGGCGACGCCCTGCTCTTCTACGCCAGCGTCGACGAGCGCGAGGACGGTCTCTACACCACCACCTCGCGGTCGTTCGCCGTCGTCGGCGTCGCCGACTCCATCGCCGAGGCCGAGACCATCGCCGAGGACGCCCTCGCCGCCGGCGAGGAGGGTCTCCACGTCCGCCACGACATCGGCACCGACGCGCTCGTCCAGCGGCGCATCGAGCACGTCGAGGAACTGCGCGGGTAG
- a CDS encoding thioredoxin domain-containing protein, with protein sequence MTDAAGRNRLDEEESPYLRQHADNPVDWQPWDEDALAEARERDVPIFLSIGYSACHWCHVMAEESFEDEAVAEVLNEEFVPIKVDREERPDLDSLYINICQMVRGNAGWPLSAWLTPEGKPFFVGTYFPPEPKRGMPGFRDLLTDIAGSWNDPEDREEMRTRAEQWTRAIEDELESVPDGPGDAPDEGLLERAAEAAVRGADREHGGFGRGQKFPHPGRVHVLLRAADRTGREVYRDVASETLAAMANRGLYDHVGGGFHRYTTDRSWTVPHFEKMLYDQAELVRAMLAGFQATGTARYRHVASETLGFVERELTHDEGGFFSTLDARSGGEEGTFYVWTPEAVHDAVDDETAADLFCAYYGVTESGNFEEGTTVLTVSATVDDLAERFDLPEAAVRENLEAAEDAVADARGERERPPRDEKVLAGWNGLMISAFAEGALVCEDRSAEAATDALAFVREHLWDEEDGTLTRRYKDGDAAIAGYLEDYAFLGRGALNCYEATGEVEHLAFARDLARATVREFWDEERGTLYFTPASGESLVARPQELTDQSTPSSAGVAASLLLALDGFFPEEGFEAVAEGVLETHGGRLESDPLQHASLALAADEYTAGHVELTVAADGWPPAWRDRLATTYLPRRLLAPRPPTPDGLDGWLDALGLASAPPLWASRDAENGAPTAYLCEGFACSPPRTNIENALAWRER encoded by the coding sequence ATGACCGACGCCGCCGGCCGCAACCGACTCGACGAGGAGGAGAGTCCGTACCTCAGACAGCACGCGGACAACCCCGTCGACTGGCAGCCGTGGGACGAGGACGCCCTCGCAGAGGCCCGCGAGCGGGACGTCCCCATCTTCCTCTCCATCGGCTACTCGGCGTGTCACTGGTGTCACGTGATGGCCGAGGAGAGCTTCGAGGACGAGGCCGTCGCCGAGGTGCTCAACGAGGAGTTCGTCCCCATCAAGGTCGACCGCGAGGAGCGTCCGGACCTCGACAGCCTCTACATCAACATCTGCCAGATGGTCCGCGGGAACGCGGGGTGGCCGCTGTCGGCGTGGCTCACGCCCGAGGGGAAACCGTTCTTCGTGGGGACGTACTTCCCACCGGAGCCGAAACGCGGGATGCCCGGCTTCCGCGACCTGCTCACCGACATCGCCGGCTCGTGGAACGACCCCGAGGACCGCGAGGAGATGCGCACGCGCGCCGAGCAGTGGACCCGCGCCATCGAGGACGAACTGGAGTCCGTCCCCGACGGCCCCGGCGACGCGCCCGACGAGGGCCTGCTCGAACGGGCGGCCGAGGCGGCCGTCCGCGGCGCCGACCGGGAGCACGGCGGGTTCGGCCGGGGACAGAAGTTCCCCCACCCCGGCCGCGTCCACGTGCTGCTCAGGGCGGCCGACCGCACCGGGAGGGAGGTCTACCGCGACGTCGCGAGCGAGACGCTCGCCGCGATGGCGAACCGCGGGCTCTACGACCACGTCGGCGGCGGCTTCCACCGGTACACGACCGACCGGTCGTGGACCGTCCCGCACTTCGAGAAGATGCTCTACGACCAGGCTGAACTCGTCCGGGCGATGCTCGCCGGCTTCCAGGCGACCGGGACCGCGCGCTACCGGCACGTCGCGAGCGAGACGCTCGGGTTCGTCGAGCGCGAACTCACCCACGACGAGGGGGGGTTCTTCTCGACGCTCGACGCCCGGAGCGGCGGCGAGGAGGGGACGTTCTACGTCTGGACGCCCGAGGCGGTCCACGACGCCGTCGACGACGAGACGGCCGCCGACCTCTTCTGTGCCTACTACGGCGTCACGGAGTCGGGCAACTTCGAGGAGGGGACGACGGTCCTGACCGTCTCCGCGACGGTCGACGACCTCGCCGAGCGCTTCGACCTCCCGGAGGCGGCCGTCAGGGAGAACCTCGAAGCCGCCGAGGACGCCGTCGCCGACGCGCGCGGGGAGCGCGAGCGCCCACCGCGCGACGAGAAGGTGCTCGCGGGCTGGAACGGGCTGATGATATCGGCGTTCGCGGAGGGGGCGCTCGTCTGTGAGGACCGTTCCGCCGAGGCCGCGACCGACGCCCTGGCGTTCGTCAGGGAACACCTCTGGGACGAGGAGGACGGGACGTTGACCCGTCGGTACAAGGACGGCGACGCCGCCATCGCCGGCTACCTGGAGGACTACGCCTTCCTCGGGCGCGGCGCGCTGAACTGCTACGAGGCGACCGGCGAGGTCGAACACCTCGCGTTCGCCCGCGACCTCGCCCGGGCCACCGTCCGCGAGTTCTGGGACGAGGAGCGCGGGACGCTCTACTTCACGCCCGCGAGCGGCGAGTCGCTCGTCGCGCGTCCGCAGGAACTCACCGACCAGTCGACGCCCTCCAGCGCGGGGGTCGCCGCCTCGCTGCTGCTCGCGCTCGACGGCTTCTTCCCGGAGGAGGGGTTCGAGGCCGTCGCCGAGGGCGTCCTGGAGACGCACGGTGGCCGACTCGAGAGCGACCCGCTCCAGCACGCGTCGCTGGCGCTCGCGGCGGACGAGTACACCGCGGGACACGTCGAACTCACCGTCGCCGCAGACGGGTGGCCGCCCGCGTGGCGCGACCGACTCGCGACTACCTACCTCCCGCGTCGCCTGCTCGCCCCGCGTCCGCCGACGCCCGACGGACTGGACGGCTGGCTCGACGCCCTGGGTCTCGCGTCGGCGCCGCCCCTGTGGGCGTCGCGCGACGCCGAGAACGGCGCGCCGACCGCGTACCTCTGTGAGGGGTTCGCGTGTTCGCCCCCGCGGACGAACATCGAGAACGCACTGGCGTGGCGCGAGCGGTAG
- a CDS encoding peroxiredoxin family protein yields the protein MNLETMSPNPVWSPDAYEETVETLREHDDVTYKVWGGDWCKDCRAQLPDFAAALHAADVSEDRIEDFAVEKEDDGSKVGPQVEAYDIERIPTVVVERDGEELLRYVESADRPAAVYVADALDERS from the coding sequence ATGAACCTGGAGACGATGTCGCCCAACCCGGTCTGGTCGCCGGACGCCTACGAGGAGACCGTCGAGACGCTCCGCGAACACGACGACGTGACCTACAAGGTGTGGGGTGGCGACTGGTGCAAGGACTGCCGGGCGCAACTGCCCGACTTCGCCGCCGCGCTCCACGCGGCCGACGTCTCCGAGGACCGTATCGAGGACTTCGCGGTGGAGAAGGAGGACGACGGGAGCAAGGTCGGTCCGCAGGTCGAGGCGTACGACATCGAGCGCATCCCGACCGTCGTCGTCGAACGCGACGGCGAGGAACTCCTCCGGTACGTGGAGTCGGCCGACCGCCCCGCGGCCGTCTACGTCGCCGACGCGCTCGACGAGCGCTCGTAG
- a CDS encoding acyltransferase codes for MSDDTRRHDRLERVPTPGPRNSLRGWTDAKSPLRVMVNYVFVLLARLAPSLRLRSWALRRIGVTVGEGVSWGLEATPDVFWPERVTLRDDCIVGYDAVLLCHEFLQDEYRLGAVEIGERAMVGARATVLPGVTVGADAQVAANSLVTEDVPPGVTVAGVPARPVERDE; via the coding sequence GTGAGCGACGACACGCGCCGTCACGACCGGTTGGAGCGGGTCCCGACGCCGGGGCCGCGCAACTCGCTGCGGGGCTGGACCGACGCGAAGTCACCCCTTCGCGTGATGGTGAACTACGTCTTCGTCCTGCTCGCGCGACTCGCGCCGAGCCTGCGCCTCCGCTCGTGGGCGCTGCGACGCATCGGCGTCACCGTCGGCGAGGGGGTCTCGTGGGGGCTGGAGGCGACGCCGGACGTGTTCTGGCCCGAGCGCGTCACCCTGCGCGACGACTGTATCGTCGGCTACGACGCCGTCCTGCTCTGTCACGAGTTCCTTCAGGACGAGTACCGTCTGGGAGCGGTCGAGATCGGCGAGCGAGCGATGGTGGGCGCGCGCGCGACGGTCCTCCCGGGCGTCACCGTCGGCGCCGACGCGCAGGTGGCGGCCAACTCGCTGGTCACGGAGGACGTCCCACCGGGAGTGACCGTCGCGGGCGTGCCCGCGCGACCGGTCGAACGCGACGAGTAA
- a CDS encoding PLP-dependent cysteine synthase family protein: protein MKDSILDTIGSPLVRVASPPGATVAAKVESKNPGGSAKDRPALAMVEAAERAGELSPGDRLVEPTSGNTGIGLAMVAAAKGYDMTIVMSSSMSPERRRIMRAYGADIELVDGDISEAKDRADELEEEEGMVQLRQFENAANPEAHYRTTAEEILDQVGDRDVDALVAGVGTGGTLSGIARRLREAFPEMEVVAVEPEDNAVISTGEGGHDDFQGMGPGFLSPNLAVDLVDSVETVTVDAAEAECRRLAREEGILVGQSSGASNLAARRVAARLADGDADCPDGPEAPEPDQPSQQRPVVRPDGGAGDCPLVVTVFWDSGERYMSTGMFD from the coding sequence ATGAAGGACTCCATCCTCGACACGATCGGGTCGCCGCTCGTCCGGGTCGCCTCGCCGCCCGGCGCCACGGTGGCGGCGAAGGTCGAGTCGAAGAACCCGGGCGGGTCGGCGAAGGACCGCCCGGCGCTGGCGATGGTCGAGGCCGCCGAACGCGCGGGGGAACTCTCGCCCGGCGACCGCCTCGTCGAGCCCACCAGCGGAAACACCGGCATCGGACTGGCGATGGTCGCCGCCGCGAAGGGCTACGACATGACCATCGTCATGTCCTCCTCGATGTCGCCCGAGCGCCGACGCATCATGCGCGCCTACGGCGCCGACATCGAACTCGTCGACGGCGACATCTCCGAGGCGAAGGACCGCGCCGACGAACTCGAAGAAGAGGAGGGGATGGTCCAGCTCCGCCAGTTCGAGAACGCCGCCAACCCCGAGGCCCACTACCGGACGACGGCCGAGGAGATACTCGACCAGGTCGGCGACCGGGACGTGGACGCGCTCGTCGCCGGCGTCGGCACGGGCGGGACGCTCTCCGGTATCGCCCGCCGCCTGCGCGAGGCGTTTCCCGAGATGGAGGTCGTCGCCGTCGAACCCGAGGACAACGCCGTCATCTCCACCGGCGAGGGCGGTCACGACGACTTCCAGGGGATGGGCCCGGGCTTCCTCAGTCCGAACCTCGCCGTCGACCTGGTCGACTCCGTCGAGACGGTGACCGTCGACGCCGCCGAGGCGGAGTGTCGCCGTCTCGCCCGCGAGGAGGGCATCCTGGTCGGGCAGTCCTCCGGCGCGTCGAACCTCGCCGCCCGTCGGGTCGCGGCCCGCCTCGCGGACGGCGACGCCGACTGCCCGGACGGCCCCGAGGCGCCCGAACCCGACCAGCCCTCCCAGCAGCGCCCCGTCGTCCGTCCCGACGGCGGCGCGGGCGACTGCCCGCTCGTCGTCACCGTCTTCTGGGACAGCGGCGAGCGCTACATGTCGACCGGGATGTTCGACTGA
- a CDS encoding mechanosensitive ion channel domain-containing protein has product MLQVREFAREVVRLGSESLVPILVLLFGLALGFLVGRLTRRLLVATGVPEAVEGTAFERAAQRLGTSTVGLVATLVTLFIYLATIGAALELEGFLETRLSLMAFVSYIPRVFAAVLVLIVGLIVADKVELVVRERLRGVKLTEVNVLPLGVKYSVIYIALVVALATLGLPVAALLVLLGGYFFAVVVLAALALRDVLPAAAAGVFLLLTQPYGIGDQVEVDGRQGIVQEVGVFVTYVEDDGAEFIVPNHLVFQSGIVRVRD; this is encoded by the coding sequence ATGCTCCAGGTGCGCGAGTTCGCGCGCGAGGTGGTCCGGCTCGGCTCGGAGTCGCTCGTCCCCATCCTCGTCCTGCTGTTCGGGCTGGCGCTCGGCTTCCTCGTCGGGCGACTGACGCGCCGGTTGCTCGTCGCCACCGGCGTCCCCGAGGCCGTCGAGGGGACGGCCTTCGAGCGGGCGGCCCAGCGCCTCGGCACCTCGACGGTCGGTCTCGTCGCCACGCTCGTCACGCTGTTCATCTACCTCGCGACCATCGGCGCCGCCCTCGAACTCGAAGGGTTCCTCGAGACGCGCCTCTCGCTGATGGCGTTCGTCAGCTACATCCCCCGGGTGTTCGCCGCCGTGCTGGTGCTCATCGTCGGCCTCATCGTCGCCGACAAGGTCGAACTCGTGGTCAGGGAACGGCTCCGCGGGGTGAAACTCACCGAGGTGAACGTCCTCCCGCTCGGGGTCAAGTACAGCGTCATCTACATCGCACTCGTCGTCGCGCTCGCGACGCTCGGCCTGCCCGTGGCCGCGCTCCTCGTCCTCCTCGGCGGGTACTTCTTCGCCGTCGTCGTCCTCGCCGCGCTCGCGCTCCGGGACGTCCTCCCCGCCGCCGCCGCCGGCGTCTTCCTCCTGCTCACCCAGCCCTACGGCATCGGCGACCAGGTGGAGGTCGACGGGCGACAGGGCATCGTCCAGGAGGTCGGCGTCTTCGTCACCTACGTCGAGGACGACGGCGCGGAGTTCATCGTCCCCAACCACCTCGTCTTCCAGTCGGGCATCGTCAGGGTCCGGGACTGA
- a CDS encoding metalloprotease: MRFSPREVVDLVAAWLALGVAFTFFLDRRLAFGLLSGSVAPLQAADTLVVSMLTVGIGFLLHELAHKVVAVRFGQLAEFRADYGMLALAIGAGLAGFLFAAPGAVYHGGRPVTSRQVGLIALAGPATNVLLAGLFVPLLAVGPLVGVGQLGVTINLILAGFNMIPFGPLDGRKVLSWNSLVFALSFVVCAGLALFSLVFVGTGF, encoded by the coding sequence ATGCGCTTCAGCCCCCGGGAGGTCGTCGACCTCGTCGCGGCGTGGCTGGCGCTCGGCGTCGCGTTCACCTTCTTCCTCGACCGACGCCTCGCCTTCGGCCTGCTCTCGGGGAGCGTCGCCCCGCTTCAGGCGGCCGACACGCTCGTCGTCAGTATGCTCACCGTCGGCATCGGCTTCCTGCTCCACGAACTCGCGCACAAGGTCGTCGCGGTTCGCTTCGGTCAGCTCGCCGAGTTCCGCGCCGACTACGGGATGCTCGCGCTCGCCATCGGGGCGGGGCTCGCGGGGTTCCTGTTCGCCGCCCCCGGCGCCGTCTACCACGGCGGGCGACCCGTCACCTCCCGGCAGGTCGGACTCATCGCGCTGGCCGGTCCGGCGACGAACGTCCTCCTCGCCGGCCTGTTCGTCCCCCTGCTCGCGGTGGGGCCACTCGTCGGCGTCGGCCAACTCGGCGTCACCATCAACCTCATCCTCGCCGGGTTCAACATGATCCCCTTCGGTCCGCTCGACGGTCGGAAGGTGCTCAGCTGGAACTCCCTCGTGTTCGCCCTCTCGTTCGTCGTCTGTGCGGGGCTAGCGCTGTTCTCGCTCGTGTTCGTCGGCACCGGGTTCTAG